In Hymenobacter volaticus, the genomic window CGAGTGGGTGTGCAGCACCGTTATCTGCGACAACAAAGGCTTCGTGCTCACGGGCCGCGACCTAGTGACGGACCCCCGCTATCCGGCTATCTGGAAGCACACCCGGGAACCTTACCTGCTTGAAACCTGCGTGCCGGGCGTATTCTCGGCTGGCGACAGTCGAGCCGGGGCTATGGCCCGCGTGGCGTCAGCCGTTGGCGAAGGCTCCATGGCCATCAAGTTTGTGCACCAGTACCTAGACGAATAACTCAAGACACCCCGGACTAAACAACGAAGCCACACGAAAGACAAAAAGAGGAGCTGAAAAAATCAGGGAGTAACGCAAGCTGAATTATTCCCTGATTTTATTTACTGGAAACGCGAAAAAAATTAAGCTTCGCTAATACTTCGGTTTTCGACTGTCTAGTAGCCTACTGCCGCGTTTCCAGTGGAAACTTGAGCGTGAAAACCTACTCGCGGGCTGATGGAGGCAGTTCCATAGCAAAAACACTAGAGCACCTCAGTAGGTATGTAAGCAGTGCCCTAATAGCTAGAGGGTGCTATTTGCTGATTTAGTGCCTCTTCTGTTATGTCTCTTTCTACTTCGTTCCGACTGCGCGCTTCAAGTTGCGCGGCGGCGTTGACACTGCTTGGTGGCTGCGAGATTTTAGAATTCAGTCCCAATGCCTACAACGGGTCAAAAGACCAAACCAATTTAACGGCCAAGCACTTAGCGCGCCTCGCGGCTAATCCGCTGCCGCCCGGCGACACGCTGCGCTTTGTGTTCTCGGGCGACTCGCAACGCTTCTACGACCACGCCGAAAACTTGGTTAAGAGTGTGAACCAGCAGCGGGGACTGTCGATGATGGTGATTGCGGGCGACATATCGGACTTCGGGCTAGCCCGGGAAATGCGCTGGATAGACGAGCGGCTAAGCAAGCTCAACATCCCGTACCTCACCGTCATTGGGAACCACGACCAAGTAGGCAACGGCCGGGAGGCGTACCAGCACATTTTCGGTCCCCTGAACTACTCGTTCATATACGGGGATACCAAGTTCACCTTCATCGACACCAATAGCCGCGAGTACAACTTCAACGGCAAAATCCCGGACGTGCCGTGGCTGCAGCAGCAAGTAAGCAACCTGCAAGGTGCCAAACGGCAGGTGGTGATGTCGCACGTGCCCCCGGATGATGGCGACTTCGATTCGCGACTAACGCCGGCCTATACCAACACCTTAGCTACGGCACCCAAGCTGGTGTTTGAGTTGAATGGCCACCGCCACTCGTTCCGGATTGGCGAGACGTTCAACGACGGCGTGACCTACATCAACTCCTCTTCCTTCGAGCGAGACCAGTACATCATTCTGACGGTCTGGAACGATGCCAACGATCAGCCGAAGTACCGCCTGAAAACCGTCCACTTCTAATGCGCCAGTTCCTTCCTCTGCTGCTGCTGAGTGCAGCAACGCCGGTGCTTGGTCAGGTAGCGGCTACTACTCCCGCCGCGTCGGCTGCTTCAACTTTCGAGGCGCGACCTTGGTACCGCCCCAACCACGTGCAGGTGCAAACAGCCGGCGGCATGGGTTTGCTAGCGGCGGGCGTGGGGTATACCACGTTGCGTGACCGGCTGGAAGCGGATGTTCTGGTGGGGTACGTGCCCGAAAAGCACGCGGGCTCTACCCTTTCCATTTTCACTGCCAAGCTGTTATACTCGCCCTACACCCTACCGCTGAGCGACAAGTTTGTGCTCCGGCCTCTCACCATCGGGATTTACGGGAGCTATACCCATGGCACCATCAACGACGAAGTACGGGGTCAGTACACCAAAGGCTACTACTGGTTTTCGACGGACACCCGCATAGGCCCCTTGCTCGGTGGCCGCCTCTCGTATCTGCGCCCCACGACAACGCCCACCGCCCGGCAACGCCGTATTTCCGCTTACTACGAGCTAGGTTCCAACGACTTGTATCTGGTCAGCTTGTTTACAAACGCTAACAGAAAATCGTTGAGTCCAGCGGATGTCCTTACGCTCGGACTAGGACTGAAGATGGATTTCTAGCTTTTGTTTCTTTGTCCTCAGTTTCTAGAAGGTATGCCTTTTCCCGTACGGAAGCCACTTTGCAGGTGCTTGGCTTTAGTGGTCGGCTCAGTTGTAGCTCATGCCGCGCACGCCCAGCGGGACGTGCCGTCAGCAGGCAAGGCACCCTTTTTTCTGACGCTGCAAATAGGAGGTGGGGCTGGCTTGGTGGCCGTTGGAGGCGGAGTGCAGCTAGCACACCAGAAGCTGGAGCCAGAGTTGCTGCTAGGCCGGGTACCTGGCCGGCTTAGCGGACAGCCGCTCACCATCTTCACGTTCAAGACCACCTACCTCCCGGTCCGGCCAACCTTTGGCCAGCATTGGCGCGCCAGTGCCGGAGTGGGCGGCTACATTAACTACACGACTGGCGCCACCATGCGCGACAGCCGCGATACAAAAGTCTATCAGCGAGGCTACTACTGGTTTTCCACAAAAGTTCGCACTGGTATTTTTGTGGCACCGCGCCTCACCTACGCTGGCAACCCGACCCTTGCTCACCCAAGCCCACCGCGGGTGTCAGGCTACGCTGAGTTCGGTACCAACGACCTGTATTTGCTGAGCCGCCTGCCAAATAAGGGAGCCCCATCGTTCACCGAACTGCTTACATTAGGCTTCGGCTCGAAGGCCAGTTGGTAAGTGGTAGGCGAACGAAGCAGTGGTTATCGTACCACAAGCTTCGGCTTCGCAAGGACACGACTCACGACTCACGACTCACGACTCTACTCCTGCACAGTTCTGGCTAGATATTTCTCTCTGGCCTCAGACAGCAGACGCAAAATGGTGGCGCGCTGCCGCAGCAGGTTTTCCATAAGGGGGCGCTGCTGACGGAAGAGGCGCAACGCCCGCACCCGGCGCACCCGGCTAGCCAGTTGGTTCCAGTACGAGAGGGCGTAGAAGCCTGTCAGAGGCAAGCTTATGCCGTAGAGTGTAGTCCAGCGCCAATCCTGCGTGAAGTGGTGGACCAGCGCAATCTGAATAATGTAGCCGACACTGAATGTGAGCATGCCTACTACCAGCATAATGGGCGCCACGAACTCTACTTCCTTGGTGGCGCGCTTGGCCACCACCGATGGCAGCTTGTACGGAAGATAATTGTTCAGAACACCATACAGATACACCGGCAACCCTAGTGTCAGCTTTACCACCGCCCGCAGCGCCCGCTCGCCCCGCGTCCGCCCTTTCCGCTCCGACTCCAGCGCGTCGTCGGTAAGGCCGAGGCGCTTTAGCTCGCTTAGGTACGCAGTCAGGTGGGCGCGCGCTTCGGTGAGGCGGCCGGGGTCGTGCTGGTCGAAATAGGTTACGGCTTGGAGCAGCGTGCGGCTAAGTTGAAAGTTGTCGTAGAGCGTGCGGGGGTCGTCTTCGATGAGGTGGCCCGTGAAGGTTCGCTCCAGCCGCTGCACTAACTCGTCCTCGGCCGCGTCGCGCGTGATAACGAGGCGTTGCTCTAAGTGGCGGCGGAAGTCTTCGGTGAGTTGGTCGGCCGCGGCCAGCGGGTCTTGGCGGTATGCGTCGGCGTAGTCGGCCACGCGAATGGGCGGGGCAACGTTGATGAGAACGTCGGAGCGGAAGTGCTGCGGATCGAAGTAGTTGATACCCACCGGCAACAGGCGCAGCCCGAGCTTAAAATCGTGCCGCGCCTCGGCGCCGAGCGCAATGCGGGCCGCCCCAGTTTTGAGGGGCCGCAGGCGCCGCTCACTCACGCTGGTGCCCTCGGGGAAAATCATGACCGTGCCGCCCTTGCCTAGGTAGTCGTAGCACTTGCCAAAAGTGGCCTCGTTCTGGGCCGCCATCTGCTCGTTCGTAACGGGCGCGCCGTCGGTTTCCACATCTTGCCGGCGGTAAATCGGAATGGAATTGCCTGACGTGAGAATGGCCCTTGTAATTGGGTTCTTGAAGAAGGTGCTCTTGGCTAGAAAAGAAATGGGCTCACGCCGGTTGGCTGCAACCACCAGCGGGTCCATGAGCGTGTTGGGGTGGTTGCTGACCATGAGTAGCGGCCCCGGCGTCTGCAGCCGGTCCCGGTGCCTAATCTCGAGCCGACGGAAAAACACGCGCAAGGCCACCTGCACCAGGGGCTTCATGACAGTATAGAAGAGCATAGGCAACAAGTACGGCGGAACTTAGCAAACGGCCAAGCTGAGGCGTAAGGTTAAGCTTTAGCTAAGACAAGCTAGCCACCCAATGCAGAGTAGTTGACTTTCTTAGCAGAGCGCTAAGGCAGTTTCATGGGATTCGCGCTACTGCCTCTATAAGCCAAGCTCCTGAACGTTGTAGAGACGCGACACTTTGCGTTTCGGCGTTGAACAACTGGAACTGCGCAGTATCAACAACCTCAGCAACGCCGAGACGCGAAGTGTCGCGTTTCTACAAGTGTAGATCCTAGCTAGCTCACTTGCTATTAAGTGGAGGCGCATGCTGCTTGAATACATCCTGCAAGGCCTGGCGAGCGGCGTGGTAGCCGCACATGCCGTGTACGCCCCGCCGGGGGGTGTGGAAGAAGAGCACAAGTAGATGCCTTTGGCCGAAGTCCGGTAAGGAGAAGCACGCAGTGCGGGACGAGTAAACAATTGGGTTACATCCAGAATGCCACCGTTGATGTCGCCGCCGATATAGTTGCTGTTGTAGTCCTCCATCTGGGCGGTGTCGAAGGTGTGCCGGGCCAGAATACGCTCGCAGAAACCGGGGGCAAACCGCTCCACCTGCTTCTCGATAACCTCGGTCCTATCTATACGGGAGCCGTTAGGAACATGGCAGTAGGCCCAGGCGGTGTGCTTGCCAGCCGGAGCGCGGGTTGGGTCGAACAAACTTTGCTGGGCCAGCAGCACGAAGGGCTGCTCGGGGTGTCGGCCGTTGCTAGTTTGCTGCTCGGAGGCAGCAATTTCTTCGAAAGAGCCCCCAAATGTACCGTGCCAGCCTCGCGGCATTCCGGCGCCGTAAAGGGTATCGGTCCGTCAAGCGCCCAATCGATTTTGAATACACCCATCCCGTAGCGGTACCGCTCTAACTGCCAGCGGTACAGCGACGAAAACTTATGCCCCGCTATCTGAAGTAGCTGCCGGGGCGTCACGTCGAGCAGCACCGTGCGGGCAGAAGGCAGTTGGTCCAGCGATTTCACATAGAAACCGGTTTCAATTGTGCCGCCCAACGACTTGAAGTACGAGGTCATGGCATCGGCAATAGTCTGCGAACCTCCCTGCGGAAGCGGCCACCCACGCAAGTGCCCCACTGCCAGCAGCACCAGCCCAAAGGCCGCCGTGGTGGCATTGCTCAGCGGCTGGATAGCGTGGGCCGCCATACCCGCCCACAGTCCCCGAGCCTCCGGTGTGCGGAACCGCTTAACCAGCGCCGAGGCCGAGTTTATAGCATCGAGGCCAAAGCGCGCCATCACAAACGGATGCTGTGGAATGCGGAGCGGCCCCAGAATAGCTGGGGCCAGCTGGGGCCAGTCGCGCACCAGAGGCTCCAGCAACTTGCGGTAGGCAGATTCGTCGATGCCTAGTTGCTGGGCGGTTTCGGAGAGGGAAGTCACCAGCTTGGCCGCTCGCCCAGTGTCGAAAGGGTGAGCCGCGGCCACAGGCGGGTCGATTAACTTCAACCCGTGGTCAGCTAGCGGCAAGGTTTTGAAGAAGGGCGACTCAGCGGCTAGCGGGTGAATCGCCGAGCAAATATCATGTTTGAAACCTGGCAATGTCAGCTCCGCTGTGCGCATTCCGCCCCCAATGGTGTCTTTGCCTTCCACGAGCAATACCGACAGTCCGGCCCGCTGCATAGTAATAGCCGCCGCCAACCCGTTTGGCCCAGAACCCACCACTACCGCATCAAAATCTCGCTTATCCAATAGCTCGTTCGTAAAAGAATTTGTACCCAAATAGAAGTTCGTTTGAAGGTATAGAACGGATTCCGGTTGCCAACGACTACTTGTCACCTAGCCAACTATCGAAACCACTGACAACCACCTACTACTCTCTTCTCTTGTCTTACAACCAAGCTTACACGCTCAGCTAACTATCTACAAACAAAGAGTTCGAAGAAATGTAATGCCTTGATTACACATCCCCCGAACTCTTTGTTGATAACAACCTTGCTCGCAGCGTTTTACGAGTTCATCACCTTATTCTGGCGGTTGATGGACTCCAAGTGAACTGCCTCAAGGTAGCTATGGATGAACTCGGGGGTGAGCCCCAAGGCCGTGCCCTGGCGCAGGCTGCGCTCCAGAATTTCGCTGTAGCGAGTGGTTTGCAGGATGGTGATGTCGTTGTCTTTCTTGTACTGACCGATCTGCTGCGCCACGCCCATGCGGCGGCCGAGTAGCTGCATGATTTCGGTGTCGAGCTGGTTGATTTGCGCGCGCAGGCCCGCCAAAGCCGTCTGGAACTCGCGCTGGTTGTCGGGCTCGTGGCGCCATACCAAGTGCTCGAGCATGTCTTTGAGGGCGGCGGCCGTTACTTGCTGCTTGGCGTCGCTCCAGGCGTTGTCCGGGTCGGGGTGCGACTCCAGCATGAGGCCGTCGAAATCAAGGTCGATGGACTGCTGCGCCACGGCGGCTAGCGTGTCGCGGCGGCCGCAGATGTGGCTCGGGTCGCAGATGATGGGCAGATCGGGCATGCGGCGCTTCATCTCGATGGGCAAGTGCCACATCGGGGCGTTGCGGAAGTCGGTGTTGCCGTAGCTGGCGAAACCGCGGTGGATTAGGCCGAGGTCTTTCAAGCCAGCTTTCGCCAAACGCTCCACGGCGCCCACCCACAGTTCCAGCTCCGGGTGAATCGGGTTTTTCACGAGCACCGGAATATCCACACCCCGCAGCGCGTTGGCTATTTCCTGTACCGAGAAGGGGTTGCCGGTGGTGCGGGCACCCACCCACAGCACATCCACTTCGAAGGCCAAACAATCCTCTACGTGCTTAGCCGTAGCCACTTCCACGGCTACCGGCAAACCCGTCTGTTCCTTAGCCTTACGCAACCAAGGCAAGCCTTTCGTACCGATGCCCTCGAACATGCCTGGCTTGGTGCGTGGCTTCCAGATGCCCGCCCGCAGCATATCTACGCGGCCCGTAGCCGCCAACTCGGTGGCAGATTGCAGCACTTGCTCTTCGGTTTCGGCGCTGCATGGTCCAGAAATTAGAAGCGCCTTCTTGTTGATGTTCACGGTCTTGGGCGCGAGGGCAGTTTGATTCATGGTATTGAGGTGAATGTGCGAAGTGTTGAAATTGAATCTGTGTCAGAAATGGTTATCGTGCTGAGCAGAGCCGGAGCATCTCGCGTGCTGAGGTTGCAAAAGGTATTGTCATGCTGAGCGGAGCCGAAGCATCTCGCGTGGTGTCGTTGCTAGTAGATGACTTTACTACCCTAGCGAGATGCTTCGGCTGCGCTCAGCATGACGTTCTTTTCTTATTTTCTTAGTTAGATGGAAATGCTACGAAATGATTTTGCGAATGTGGTTGGCTTGTTCGATGGATTGCCGCAGCCCTTCGTAGTCTTCGTCGGCTAGCAGGCGGCGCAGTTCTTGGAGTTGCCGGAGGTGCTCGTCGAGCACATCGAGCACGTTGGTGCGGTTCTGGCGAAAGATGGGCACCCACATAGCCGGGGAGCTTTTCGCCAGGCGCACCGTCGACTCGAAACCGCCGCTGGCCAAATCAAAGATACGCTGCTCCTCTTTCTCTTTCTCCAACACTGTGAGTGCCAGCGCAAAAGAGGTGATGTGCGAAATGTGCGACACGTACGCCGCGTGCAGGTCGTGGTCGGCGGCATCGAGGTAGAGCAGGCGCATGGGCAAGGCCCGAAACAGCGCTTCTACCAGTTGCACCGCATCCGGGTCGCTGCGGTGCGCGTCGCACACTACCAGGGTTTTGCCGGCAAACAAGTGCTGCACGGCCGCCTCGGGTCCAGAGTATTCGGTGCCCGCCATGGGGTGGATGGCCACGAACCGCCCACGGTTTGGGTGCTCGGCCACGGCAGCCAGCAGCTTCTCTTTGGTAGAGCCCACATCCACCACCACTTGGCGGCCGGTGGCCGCGTCTAGCACCTGCGGCAACACGCTTAGCATAGCATCCATGGGCACGGCCACTACCACTAGATCGGCGGCGGCTACGGCGGTGGCGAGGTCGGTTTCAATTTCGTCGATCAGGCCGAGTTCCAACGCCCGTCGGGCATGCTCGGGACTGGCCTCTACCCCAATAAAGCGGTGTGCTAAGCCCTGCTGCCGCAAGCTCAGCGCCAGGGAGCCCCCAATCAACCCGATTCCAATTACAGTTACAATGGTCATGTTCGGTGGAAGTTTACCTGTGTTTTTGCTAGGCCAACGCCTTGCGAGACTGCACAATGCGGTCCACCGCCTTCCGAAGCATCGCTTCACTTTGGCAGAGACTCACCCGGACGAAGCCGTTGCCGTTGCTACCGAAAATGCCGCCGGGCGTCAGGAACACGCGTGCTTCATTCAGTAGCTCGTCGCTGAGGGCATAGCCATCGGCGTAGGCGGGTGGCACGGCAGCCCATACAAACAGGCCGGTTTGCTCGGGGTCGGGTTGGCAGCCGAGAGTGTGCAGCAGTTCGAATACCACCTCACGCCGGGCCTTGTACACGGCGTTTAGTTCCGTAAACCATTCATCCCCAAGCGCCAGCGCTGCTACGGCCGCTTGCTGCACCGGCAGAAACATCCCCGAATCCATGTTGCTCTTGAAGCGCAACACCTCCCGCAGCCAATCGGCGCGGCCCGCCAGCAGGCCCACGCGCCAGCCGGCCATGTTGTGCGACTTGCTCAAGGAATTCAGCTCCAAGGCTACTTCCCGCGCGCCTGGCACCGCCAGCAAACTCATGGGCGCGTCGTTGAGGATGAAGCTGTAGGGGTTGTCATGGATCAGCATAATCTGATGCTGCTGCGCGAAGGCCACCAGCCGCGCCAAGAACGCCGCGTCGGCGCGGGTGCCGGTTGGCATGTGCGGGTAGTTGACCAGCATCATCTTCACCTTGCTCAAGTCCGACTCAGCCAGTGCCTCTAGGTCGGGCAGCCAGCCAGCGGCTTCGGTCAGGTCATACTCACGGATGGTGGCGCCGCAGATTTCGGCTACTGCACGGTAAGTGGGGTAGCCGGGGTTCGGAATCAGCACGACGTCGCCGGCCTCCAAGAACGTCATCCCGATGTGCATCAAACCTTCTTTCGAGCCGAGCAGCGGCAGCACTTCGGTGGCCGGATCCAGGGTCACGTCGTAGGCGCGGTTGTACCACTCGGCTACGGCCGCACGCAAAGCCGGAATGCCTTGGTAGCTCTGGTAGCCGTGGGTGGTAGGCAGCGCCGCCGAGGCTGTGAGTGCCGCCGTTACGGTTGGGTGTGGCGGCAAGTCGGGGCTACCGATGCCGAGGTTGATGATGTCGGCGCCGGCTTGGTTGAGGGCCGCAATTTCGCGCAGCTTCTGCGAGAAGTAGTATTCACCGGTATTCGCTAAGCGCTGAGCAGTTGAAACTTGCATGGCGGTTGGTTGATGATTGCCAGTTACTCGGGAGGAAAACCAAGCTTCTGCTTGGTGCATTACCGACTTATTTCTTGTTGAGAAGGAGCCGCCGTTGGCAGCATCTTACCTACTAGTTGCTTGGTGACGAGAGGCGGACTCGATCAATAATATTCGCCGCGCTGATAGGCGCCAAGCACTTGCAAATCGTCGGTGAGCAGGGTGAGTTCTTGCAGTAAGTCCGGCAACTGTGTGGCTTCATCGAACTCGACATCGGCGTGGAAGTAGTACTGCCACGTGCGCCCCGGCCGCGGGCACGACTGGAGCTTGGAGAGGTTGAAGCCGTGGCCGGCAATGCACGTCAGCACGCGGGCCAAGCTGCCGCGTTGGTGGTCGGTGTGGAAATAGAGCGAGGCTTTGTTGGCCGTGCTGATGGACCGCTCGGGGTCTTGGCGCTCCAATACCAAGAAGCGAGTATAGTTTTCGGGGTCAGCGTGAATGTCGTGGGCCAGCACTTCCAGGCCGTAGAGGCGGGCAGCCGCTTCGCCAGCTACGGCCGCAATTCCTATTTGGCTGTGCTCGCGCAAGTGCCGAGCGCTCAGGGCCGTATCTACCGTTTCAACCAACTGCCAGGGGTGTAGCGCCAAGAAATCGGCGCATTGCAGCAGCGCCACCGGATGCGAATGCACTTCCCGGATATCGGCTAGTTCCTGCCCCGGCAAGGCCAATAGGTGCTGCCGGATGCGCAAGTACACTTCACCTGTTACCTGCACTGCCGACCGTTGCAACAAGCTGTAGTTGGGCAGGATGCTGCCGGCAATGGAATTCTCAATGGCCATCAATCCAACCTCGGCCGTGCCACTCGTTACTTGCCGCACTACTTCGCTGAAAGTGGCGCAGGGCGCAATAGCAGGGGTTGAGCCGAAGTAGTGGCGAGCGGCTAGTTCGTGGAAACTGCCCGCGTACCCCTGAATAGCAATGGCGGAAGAGGAAGACATTAGAGGTGACCGATAAGAAGGAGAAGGAAACACTGGCACTTTAGAAAACAAGCATGAAAAAGGGCTCCTCTGTGCGGGGGCCCTGGGTTTGCGGTGGTGCGGAGCGGTGAGTCTGCAGTGGCAAAAGCGGGCCTAGTTCTTCGAGTAAAAGAACGGGTAATAGAAGAAGGTAAAAATGGGGGCGAAGTGGCGCATGGAAGGAAAAGACGTAAAAAAAGCGCCTCTCGAAGTCGAGAGGCGCTGGAGTTTTCAGGTTGGAAAAGCTACACGGCGGCTGCTCGACTACGCAGAAGCGCAGAAGTAATAAAAGCCAAAAAAGTAGCGTTGCTGTGCCATGGGTGAGTAGCTTAACGGCGGCAATGTGGAGAAAGATTTTCAGAAAATCAACGTTTTACCTTCTTCATTTTGTTAACTGGTACCGCCCCGAGTTTCGTATACACTGCCACCTATGCAACACCGTCTCCTCTTTCTCTTGCTTTTGCCCCTGAGTTTGGCGTGGCCCTGTACCGCCCAAAATCAACCCGACGCCAAGCCCACCAAGCCGGCGGCCGCAGCTAAATCCGCTGCTCCCAAAACGAAATCTGCTCCCGCGCAAACCAAGCCTGCGACAACGCAACCCAAGGCCACGGCCGAAGCCGACGTGCTGGAAAGGGCGTCGCAGTTGATGCTGGACCGCAAGTACGAATCGGCCTATAAGGTGCTCAACCGCTTCGACCCCAAGCACCGCCGACCAGCGGTGGTGCTCAAGAAAATGGAGTTGGCAATCAACTATAACCTGCGCAGCCGCGAGTACGAGGCGTTCGGCTTCCGCGACTTAGAGCCCTTGGAACGGCTTGATTCTTTGCGGGTCCGCTACAGCCGTGCCGCCATACCCTACAGCTTCCCAATAGAGCGCACGCTGCTGAGCTTGAAAAAGCAGTACCCCACCAACTATAAGATAAGCCGGGCCCTAGGCGACTACTACTACCAAGTGTTGCAGTGCGATTGTGCCGAAGCCGAGAAGTCGCCTAAAACGCTGATGGCGCTGGTATCGCGCAACTACACCACGGCCAATGCCCACGGCCTCGGCGACTTCACGTCCTACTATGCGCTCGGCTACGTGCACATGTTACGGAATCGGTTTGCGGAGAGCGTCACGCCTTTCAAACGGGCTATTAAACTGCGCCCGAGCTATGCGTGGACTCATTTCCACTTGGCTTATTGCTACAACGAACTCAAGCAGCTAGCCAAGGCCGGCGAGGAAGCCCGCGCAGCCGCTCGCTATTTCACCGACGACCCACAAATGAAGAGCGACGCGCTGTATATGGTAGAAGATATAGAACGGCGCTTGGCCACCACGACTCCATCTGGCTCAAAA contains:
- a CDS encoding metallophosphoesterase family protein; this encodes MSLSTSFRLRASSCAAALTLLGGCEILEFSPNAYNGSKDQTNLTAKHLARLAANPLPPGDTLRFVFSGDSQRFYDHAENLVKSVNQQRGLSMMVIAGDISDFGLAREMRWIDERLSKLNIPYLTVIGNHDQVGNGREAYQHIFGPLNYSFIYGDTKFTFIDTNSREYNFNGKIPDVPWLQQQVSNLQGAKRQVVMSHVPPDDGDFDSRLTPAYTNTLATAPKLVFELNGHRHSFRIGETFNDGVTYINSSSFERDQYIILTVWNDANDQPKYRLKTVHF
- a CDS encoding lysophospholipid acyltransferase family protein, coding for MLFYTVMKPLVQVALRVFFRRLEIRHRDRLQTPGPLLMVSNHPNTLMDPLVVAANRREPISFLAKSTFFKNPITRAILTSGNSIPIYRRQDVETDGAPVTNEQMAAQNEATFGKCYDYLGKGGTVMIFPEGTSVSERRLRPLKTGAARIALGAEARHDFKLGLRLLPVGINYFDPQHFRSDVLINVAPPIRVADYADAYRQDPLAAADQLTEDFRRHLEQRLVITRDAAEDELVQRLERTFTGHLIEDDPRTLYDNFQLSRTLLQAVTYFDQHDPGRLTEARAHLTAYLSELKRLGLTDDALESERKGRTRGERALRAVVKLTLGLPVYLYGVLNNYLPYKLPSVVAKRATKEVEFVAPIMLVVGMLTFSVGYIIQIALVHHFTQDWRWTTLYGISLPLTGFYALSYWNQLASRVRRVRALRLFRQQRPLMENLLRQRATILRLLSEAREKYLARTVQE
- a CDS encoding chorismate mutase; protein product: MNQTALAPKTVNINKKALLISGPCSAETEEQVLQSATELAATGRVDMLRAGIWKPRTKPGMFEGIGTKGLPWLRKAKEQTGLPVAVEVATAKHVEDCLAFEVDVLWVGARTTGNPFSVQEIANALRGVDIPVLVKNPIHPELELWVGAVERLAKAGLKDLGLIHRGFASYGNTDFRNAPMWHLPIEMKRRMPDLPIICDPSHICGRRDTLAAVAQQSIDLDFDGLMLESHPDPDNAWSDAKQQVTAAALKDMLEHLVWRHEPDNQREFQTALAGLRAQINQLDTEIMQLLGRRMGVAQQIGQYKKDNDITILQTTRYSEILERSLRQGTALGLTPEFIHSYLEAVHLESINRQNKVMNS
- a CDS encoding prephenate dehydrogenase, whose translation is MTIVTVIGIGLIGGSLALSLRQQGLAHRFIGVEASPEHARRALELGLIDEIETDLATAVAAADLVVVAVPMDAMLSVLPQVLDAATGRQVVVDVGSTKEKLLAAVAEHPNRGRFVAIHPMAGTEYSGPEAAVQHLFAGKTLVVCDAHRSDPDAVQLVEALFRALPMRLLYLDAADHDLHAAYVSHISHITSFALALTVLEKEKEEQRIFDLASGGFESTVRLAKSSPAMWVPIFRQNRTNVLDVLDEHLRQLQELRRLLADEDYEGLRQSIEQANHIRKIIS
- a CDS encoding pyridoxal phosphate-dependent aminotransferase → MQVSTAQRLANTGEYYFSQKLREIAALNQAGADIINLGIGSPDLPPHPTVTAALTASAALPTTHGYQSYQGIPALRAAVAEWYNRAYDVTLDPATEVLPLLGSKEGLMHIGMTFLEAGDVVLIPNPGYPTYRAVAEICGATIREYDLTEAAGWLPDLEALAESDLSKVKMMLVNYPHMPTGTRADAAFLARLVAFAQQHQIMLIHDNPYSFILNDAPMSLLAVPGAREVALELNSLSKSHNMAGWRVGLLAGRADWLREVLRFKSNMDSGMFLPVQQAAVAALALGDEWFTELNAVYKARREVVFELLHTLGCQPDPEQTGLFVWAAVPPAYADGYALSDELLNEARVFLTPGGIFGSNGNGFVRVSLCQSEAMLRKAVDRIVQSRKALA
- a CDS encoding prephenate dehydratase; its protein translation is MSSSSAIAIQGYAGSFHELAARHYFGSTPAIAPCATFSEVVRQVTSGTAEVGLMAIENSIAGSILPNYSLLQRSAVQVTGEVYLRIRQHLLALPGQELADIREVHSHPVALLQCADFLALHPWQLVETVDTALSARHLREHSQIGIAAVAGEAAARLYGLEVLAHDIHADPENYTRFLVLERQDPERSISTANKASLYFHTDHQRGSLARVLTCIAGHGFNLSKLQSCPRPGRTWQYYFHADVEFDEATQLPDLLQELTLLTDDLQVLGAYQRGEYY
- a CDS encoding tetratricopeptide repeat protein — its product is MQHRLLFLLLLPLSLAWPCTAQNQPDAKPTKPAAAAKSAAPKTKSAPAQTKPATTQPKATAEADVLERASQLMLDRKYESAYKVLNRFDPKHRRPAVVLKKMELAINYNLRSREYEAFGFRDLEPLERLDSLRVRYSRAAIPYSFPIERTLLSLKKQYPTNYKISRALGDYYYQVLQCDCAEAEKSPKTLMALVSRNYTTANAHGLGDFTSYYALGYVHMLRNRFAESVTPFKRAIKLRPSYAWTHFHLAYCYNELKQLAKAGEEARAAARYFTDDPQMKSDALYMVEDIERRLATTTPSGSKTSSKKKM